From the genome of Desulfocurvibacter africanus subsp. africanus DSM 2603, one region includes:
- a CDS encoding tyrosine-type recombinase/integrase — MASWVCSKKFKGVRWRLHPTRKHGVQPDRYFTLRFQTGGERREEGLGWASEGWTESKAGLELERLKEAAKRGEGPVRLAEKRNEAEAKRQAERRAGITLESFWTDDYLHALKARVKPCSWVREEDQYRVWFRPTLGNLPLREIQDTDLERVQNHMRAEGRSPRTIQYVLGTFRRIWKHAARRRIVNPLDNPVARLDMPKVENTRLRVLTPSELQAILAEIELRDRHAFDVTMFCAFTGCRASEAFTLKWEHVDLGRETALFVETKNRDAREVFLSPELVDMLQRRGPGAHGGYVFTQASGAPWEKPPHTFVATVKRLGLNKDRSPREKLTFHSLRHTAATFAARRGTPVKDLQCLFGWKTPAMVFRYAKGSEDVQRRAMQGLAQALKAESGKEISINPSKNSLEAVMSRG; from the coding sequence ATGGCTAGTTGGGTATGCTCGAAGAAGTTCAAAGGGGTTCGCTGGCGACTTCATCCCACACGCAAGCATGGTGTGCAGCCCGACCGGTATTTCACCCTCCGCTTTCAAACAGGAGGGGAGCGCCGTGAAGAGGGGCTGGGATGGGCCTCCGAGGGCTGGACGGAGAGCAAGGCCGGGCTTGAGCTTGAGCGACTGAAAGAAGCAGCCAAGAGGGGCGAAGGCCCTGTGCGACTTGCCGAGAAGCGCAACGAAGCCGAGGCCAAGCGACAAGCGGAGCGCCGGGCCGGTATTACCCTCGAATCCTTCTGGACTGACGACTACCTCCACGCGCTAAAGGCCAGGGTCAAGCCCTGCTCCTGGGTTCGGGAAGAAGATCAGTACCGCGTGTGGTTCCGGCCCACGCTTGGCAACCTGCCCTTGCGTGAGATTCAGGACACAGACTTGGAGCGCGTCCAGAATCATATGCGAGCTGAAGGGCGTAGCCCTCGGACCATTCAATATGTCTTGGGCACCTTCCGCCGCATTTGGAAGCACGCGGCTCGTAGGCGCATCGTCAACCCTCTCGACAATCCTGTGGCCCGCCTCGACATGCCCAAGGTGGAGAACACCCGCCTTCGCGTGCTGACGCCATCTGAGTTGCAAGCGATCCTGGCGGAAATCGAACTCAGGGACCGACACGCCTTCGACGTGACTATGTTCTGCGCCTTCACAGGTTGCCGAGCCTCCGAGGCGTTCACCCTCAAGTGGGAGCACGTTGACCTTGGGCGGGAGACAGCCCTTTTCGTGGAGACTAAGAACCGTGATGCCCGCGAAGTATTTCTGTCGCCGGAACTGGTGGACATGCTCCAAAGGCGCGGTCCGGGAGCCCATGGCGGCTATGTCTTCACGCAAGCAAGCGGCGCGCCGTGGGAGAAGCCTCCTCATACCTTCGTGGCAACGGTCAAGCGGCTTGGGCTGAACAAGGACCGCTCGCCCAGGGAGAAGCTGACATTCCATAGTTTGAGGCACACGGCTGCCACATTTGCAGCCCGACGTGGGACTCCAGTTAAAGACCTGCAGTGCTTGTTTGGCTGGAAGACTCCGGCCATGGTCTTCCGCTACGCCAAGGGCTCCGAGGACGTGCAGCGCCGGGCCATGCAGGGGCTTGCCCAGGCCCTCAAAGCCGAATCGGGTAAAGAAATATCGATCAATCCTAGTAAAAACAGTCTAGAGGCTGTTATGAGCCGTGGGTAG
- a CDS encoding metallophosphoesterase — MRILICGDVHGSWPLLNNLLLEKRPDLVLQCGDFGYFPHLEVPVISPGYIPESRLEQRYDPDGRIANVIDGRRVPIHWAEGNHEDHHALRARREKGDFEVAPGVIWQPRGSTLTLQDGRIVLFMGGARSVDWKLRKPGEDWFPEEILTEEDVDQLPERVDIVISHTAPSEFCVYRSTERRAKELGWDLSPDPSRAILSRVLRQCRPRLWFCGHFHQFLQGEHLGCRWTVLPEAPKDGWWIWLPDACRGHWDGEGES; from the coding sequence ATGCGAATCCTCATCTGCGGGGACGTGCATGGCAGTTGGCCTCTCCTGAATAACCTTCTCCTTGAGAAAAGGCCTGACCTGGTGCTCCAGTGCGGTGATTTTGGCTACTTCCCGCACCTCGAAGTCCCAGTGATCAGTCCGGGCTATATCCCGGAATCAAGGCTTGAGCAGCGCTACGACCCAGATGGTCGCATAGCAAACGTGATCGACGGAAGGCGCGTGCCGATTCACTGGGCGGAGGGAAACCACGAGGATCACCATGCACTTAGAGCTCGCAGGGAGAAGGGGGATTTCGAAGTGGCTCCGGGGGTAATCTGGCAACCACGCGGTTCGACCCTCACTCTCCAGGATGGACGGATTGTTCTCTTCATGGGCGGGGCCAGGTCGGTGGATTGGAAGCTTCGCAAGCCAGGGGAAGACTGGTTTCCCGAGGAGATCCTAACAGAAGAGGACGTGGACCAACTGCCCGAGCGGGTTGATATCGTCATCAGTCACACAGCGCCCAGTGAGTTCTGTGTATATCGTTCCACTGAGCGTCGGGCCAAGGAACTTGGCTGGGACTTAAGCCCGGACCCCTCAAGAGCGATTCTCTCTCGCGTTTTGCGGCAGTGTCGACCACGACTCTGGTTCTGCGGACATTTCCATCAGTTTCTCCAAGGAGAGCATCTTGGTTGCAGATGGACCGTTCTCCCCGAAGCCCCGAAGGATGGCTGGTGGATCTGGCTTCCAGACGCTTGCAGGGGACATTGGGATGGAGAGGGGGAGAGTTGA
- a CDS encoding metallophosphoesterase family protein — MRIMVCGDVHGGWSWLNVLMNRKRPDMILQCGDFGYYPREEKMVRNYARRMVAMRTYDPRGRIKNAPGGRLVPIHWTEGNHEDYFCLHERKSRGDFEVAPGVYWQPRGSTLKLPDGRLVLFMGGAKSTDWKLNEPGVDWFADEILTEEDLRGLPDRADIVISHTVPLEFKVPNWGGMTSEALEKQWGWDMSPDPSRPLLSRVLAHCRPSLWYAAHWHTFIQGEVGGCKWTVLNMAPNPNWWTWLPEVTAK; from the coding sequence ATGCGGATCATGGTCTGCGGCGATGTGCATGGAGGCTGGAGCTGGCTCAATGTGCTCATGAATCGCAAGCGGCCGGACATGATTCTTCAGTGCGGCGACTTCGGGTATTATCCGCGCGAGGAGAAGATGGTACGTAACTATGCACGCCGGATGGTCGCAATGCGGACATATGATCCCAGGGGGCGCATCAAGAACGCTCCAGGCGGCAGGCTCGTGCCGATCCATTGGACAGAGGGTAACCACGAGGATTACTTCTGCCTGCATGAGCGCAAGAGCAGGGGGGATTTCGAGGTCGCTCCCGGGGTCTACTGGCAGCCGCGGGGCTCAACCCTTAAGCTGCCGGATGGGCGTCTGGTTCTCTTCATGGGCGGAGCCAAGAGCACGGATTGGAAGCTGAATGAGCCCGGTGTGGACTGGTTTGCAGATGAGATCCTCACCGAGGAAGACCTGAGAGGCTTGCCTGACAGGGCAGACATCGTCATCAGCCACACGGTTCCTCTCGAGTTCAAGGTACCTAACTGGGGAGGAATGACATCAGAAGCGCTCGAAAAGCAGTGGGGCTGGGACATGAGTCCGGACCCATCGAGGCCGCTTCTCTCCCGGGTCCTTGCGCATTGCAGGCCGAGTCTCTGGTACGCAGCCCACTGGCACACCTTTATCCAAGGGGAGGTTGGCGGGTGCAAGTGGACCGTGCTCAACATGGCGCCAAATCCCAATTGGTGGACGTGGCTTCCAGAGGTAACGGCGAAATGA
- a CDS encoding DUF6915 family protein: MLFKEHCARTKAALGSDWAELHRWLDQYADEYCGWHRIILHHAQGIELAVEIFGERAREAVRMHVMDDFEGRIPKGFKDMPWPSQPHLRREIETRLQDVFGFKYGLPLVNHAPSCRNEESRKEKARKKDPENEPCYEMRDGQRVLILPKYSVDDK, from the coding sequence ATGCTATTTAAAGAACACTGCGCTCGCACGAAAGCTGCTCTCGGCTCGGATTGGGCTGAGTTGCACCGTTGGCTTGACCAGTACGCAGACGAATACTGCGGCTGGCATCGCATCATTTTGCACCATGCGCAGGGCATTGAACTTGCCGTGGAGATATTTGGTGAGCGCGCCAGGGAGGCGGTCCGGATGCATGTTATGGATGATTTCGAAGGGCGGATTCCGAAGGGCTTCAAGGACATGCCTTGGCCAAGCCAGCCCCATCTGAGGCGGGAGATCGAAACACGCCTTCAGGATGTCTTCGGCTTCAAGTACGGCCTGCCTCTGGTGAACCATGCTCCGTCTTGCAGAAACGAGGAATCAAGAAAGGAAAAGGCACGCAAGAAGGATCCGGAGAACGAGCCATGCTACGAAATGCGAGATGGTCAGCGGGTGCTGATCCTTCCCAAATACTCGGTGGATGACAAGTGA
- a CDS encoding metallophosphoesterase family protein: MILFCGDPHGQFASCLSRAEQARPEHIVLLGDQTPHRPLKIILGDWWQRTWFILGNHDTDAPEYLVCHRGDMWEHNLHAHVQVLGGLRVAGLGGVFRERVWYPGKAPRFRTRAQMREHVRPVQRFLDDVPLTHWSTIFPEDIEALREQKADILVTHEAPESHPYGFSAIGDLARSMGVEHLIHGHHHEENYTVWIKGGISVWGVNVNDTLLWPGNLMSGEAV, from the coding sequence GTGATCCTCTTCTGCGGTGATCCGCACGGGCAATTTGCGTCGTGCCTGTCCAGGGCTGAGCAGGCAAGGCCGGAGCACATCGTGCTTCTGGGGGATCAGACGCCGCATAGGCCTCTCAAGATCATCCTGGGTGACTGGTGGCAAAGGACGTGGTTCATCCTTGGCAATCATGACACCGATGCCCCGGAGTACCTCGTCTGCCACAGAGGAGACATGTGGGAGCACAATCTGCATGCCCACGTACAGGTCCTGGGCGGCCTGCGGGTGGCAGGACTTGGCGGTGTCTTCCGAGAGCGTGTCTGGTATCCTGGGAAGGCCCCACGCTTCAGGACCAGGGCCCAGATGCGCGAGCATGTCCGGCCGGTTCAGCGGTTTCTTGATGACGTGCCGCTTACGCACTGGAGTACGATTTTTCCAGAGGATATCGAGGCGCTCAGAGAACAAAAGGCAGATATCCTCGTAACCCATGAGGCCCCAGAGTCCCATCCGTATGGATTTTCTGCCATTGGTGACCTGGCTAGAAGCATGGGTGTTGAGCATCTGATCCACGGCCATCACCACGAGGAGAACTACACCGTTTGGATCAAGGGCGGAATCTCCGTGTGGGGTGTAAACGTGAATGATACGCTCCTTTGGCCAGGGAACCTGATGTCAGGTGAAGCAGTCTGA
- a CDS encoding HAD domain-containing protein, with translation MILFLDIDGVLNSVESIERARREGRDDDFLLAGARFPGAGLPDPKCVANLNTLLQHLPEDCEIVLISDWRCLYKLEQINALFEYIGIGRNVSWMAPPGPKAKILRSILSEHVRELGYIILDNEELGLECQIQTDERFGLSEGNAHAAIRIAMKSGRGELS, from the coding sequence ATGATCCTCTTTCTCGATATCGATGGAGTGCTCAACTCAGTTGAGAGCATTGAACGCGCACGCCGCGAAGGCCGAGATGATGATTTCCTTCTGGCCGGGGCCAGATTTCCTGGTGCTGGTCTGCCTGATCCGAAATGCGTTGCCAATCTGAATACACTTTTGCAGCATTTACCTGAGGATTGTGAGATCGTGCTCATCTCGGACTGGAGATGTCTCTATAAACTTGAGCAGATCAATGCGCTTTTCGAGTATATTGGGATTGGTAGAAACGTCTCCTGGATGGCGCCTCCTGGTCCAAAGGCAAAGATTCTTCGCAGCATTCTTTCAGAACATGTTCGCGAGCTTGGGTATATCATTTTGGATAACGAGGAGCTTGGTCTTGAATGTCAGATTCAGACTGATGAGCGATTTGGCCTATCTGAAGGGAATGCTCATGCAGCCATTCGGATAGCAATGAAGAGTGGGCGTGGAGAGCTGTCATGA
- a CDS encoding IS630 transposase-related protein, translating to MAIASEEIRRRALAALEAGEHPRTIARVLGVGERSIYRWALQSRSGQTAPMPRGHRPLALSAEKMERLDELVKKRPDMTLEEIKAALSRDVHISTIHRALRRLGYRCKKTLRADEQERDDITSARHKWRIMQKVIDPRRFVFLDESGAATNMTRLRGRAIIGRVKTIQPGVDLGKSLSEQFQTSLLVIGFKHITHCQEITRYCP from the coding sequence ATGGCAATCGCATCAGAAGAAATCAGGCGGCGAGCGTTGGCAGCGCTTGAGGCTGGCGAGCACCCAAGGACGATAGCCAGGGTGCTTGGAGTCGGAGAGCGGTCTATTTACCGCTGGGCTCTCCAAAGCAGGTCAGGACAGACTGCGCCAATGCCTCGTGGGCATCGGCCGCTCGCCTTGAGCGCAGAGAAGATGGAGCGGCTTGATGAGTTGGTGAAAAAGCGGCCGGACATGACATTGGAAGAGATCAAGGCGGCTCTTTCCCGTGATGTTCACATCTCGACCATCCACAGAGCCCTGCGTCGGCTTGGATACAGATGTAAAAAAACACTGCGAGCCGACGAGCAGGAAAGAGATGACATCACGTCCGCTCGCCACAAGTGGCGGATCATGCAGAAGGTCATTGATCCACGGCGATTTGTCTTTCTAGATGAATCAGGCGCGGCCACGAACATGACCAGACTCAGGGGACGGGCCATCATAGGCAGGGTAAAAACGATCCAGCCAGGAGTGGACCTCGGCAAATCCCTGTCCGAGCAGTTCCAAACATCGCTTCTGGTGATAGGCTTCAAGCATATTACTCACTGCCAGGAAATTACAAGATATTGCCCTTGA
- a CDS encoding 3TM-type holin — protein MSIIGFLTELITPISRIIDKFTSDKERLEAQAAILRLEVQLSERMLGYETRLMEAQARAIAAEAQGNGWLQRNWRPVTMLVFLALVVLDSVDWLPNRLAPQAWTLLQIGLGGYVAGRSLEKVAPRVTEALSRKDKD, from the coding sequence ATGAGCATTATCGGATTTCTCACGGAACTCATTACGCCCATCAGCAGGATTATCGACAAGTTCACCTCCGACAAGGAACGCCTGGAGGCCCAGGCCGCCATTCTCCGGCTGGAGGTGCAGCTCTCCGAGCGCATGCTCGGGTACGAGACCAGGCTCATGGAGGCCCAGGCCAGGGCCATCGCGGCCGAGGCCCAGGGCAACGGCTGGTTGCAGCGCAACTGGCGGCCCGTGACCATGCTCGTCTTCCTGGCACTGGTGGTCCTGGATTCTGTGGACTGGCTGCCCAACCGCCTGGCCCCGCAGGCCTGGACGCTTCTGCAGATCGGCCTGGGCGGCTACGTGGCCGGACGCAGCCTGGAGAAGGTCGCCCCGCGCGTGACCGAGGCCCTCAGCAGGAAGGACAAGGACTGA
- a CDS encoding type II toxin-antitoxin system HipA family toxin, whose protein sequence is MNRELLVHMDLQGTPHFVGRLWIHVSKGTELASFEYAPSWLASPLRFALEPALKIGEGQFHTPAGRVLFGFMGDSAPDRWGRALMRRKERREATLENRTERTLLEADFLLLVSDVSRQGALRFSGSQGGEFLAPGGLQSIPPFIHLGRLLAASERILANRETDEDLRDLFAPGSSLGGARPKASVMGNDGRLYIAKFPDAQDEWDVELWEYLALTMAREAGLNVPNFRLEKVAGKSVLLLERFDRDGGGVRIPFLSAMSMLEATDGEQRSYLEIAESLQRYGAQRVADVQELWRRIVFNIMVSNVDDHLRNHGFLHAGPEGWRLSPVYDLEPTPASRKPRVLQTFIDLDDGTASLDLALSVAEEFGLDPKRAGEIAHQVGCAVRSWKDQASKLGVRREEIDFMSTAFEHENHRKTLLGPSVKAVGQTYDAGDPHPR, encoded by the coding sequence ATGAATAGGGAATTGCTCGTCCACATGGACCTGCAGGGCACTCCCCACTTCGTGGGGCGGCTTTGGATCCATGTATCCAAGGGCACTGAGCTAGCATCCTTCGAGTACGCGCCAAGCTGGCTCGCATCGCCGCTTCGCTTCGCGCTCGAACCAGCCCTGAAGATCGGTGAAGGCCAGTTCCACACCCCGGCCGGGCGCGTCCTGTTCGGCTTCATGGGCGATTCGGCTCCGGACCGCTGGGGTCGGGCCCTCATGCGGCGAAAAGAACGCCGCGAGGCCACCTTGGAAAACCGGACCGAGCGGACACTGCTGGAGGCTGACTTCCTGCTCTTGGTGAGTGACGTGAGCAGACAGGGAGCACTCCGGTTCTCGGGATCGCAAGGGGGCGAGTTTCTCGCGCCGGGAGGGCTGCAGTCCATCCCCCCGTTCATCCACCTGGGGCGTCTGCTCGCCGCATCCGAGCGAATCCTGGCCAACCGGGAGACCGATGAAGACCTGAGGGACCTCTTTGCCCCAGGCTCCTCTCTGGGAGGGGCCAGGCCCAAGGCGTCAGTCATGGGCAATGACGGAAGGCTCTACATCGCCAAGTTCCCCGATGCTCAGGACGAATGGGACGTCGAACTGTGGGAGTACCTCGCCCTGACCATGGCACGCGAGGCAGGGCTCAATGTGCCGAACTTCCGCCTGGAAAAGGTGGCAGGCAAGAGCGTGCTCCTGCTTGAGCGCTTCGACCGCGATGGAGGAGGCGTGCGCATCCCTTTCCTGTCGGCCATGAGCATGCTTGAGGCAACCGACGGTGAGCAGCGCAGCTACCTGGAAATCGCAGAGAGCCTGCAGCGATATGGCGCGCAGCGTGTCGCCGACGTTCAGGAGCTATGGCGCAGGATCGTGTTCAACATCATGGTCTCGAATGTGGACGACCACCTGCGCAACCATGGCTTCCTCCATGCTGGCCCGGAGGGCTGGAGGCTTTCGCCGGTCTACGACCTGGAGCCCACCCCTGCTTCCAGGAAGCCGAGGGTGCTGCAGACCTTCATCGATCTGGACGATGGCACGGCATCCCTCGATCTGGCCTTGAGCGTGGCTGAAGAATTCGGGCTCGACCCCAAGCGGGCGGGCGAAATCGCTCATCAGGTGGGCTGCGCCGTGCGCAGCTGGAAGGACCAGGCAAGTAAACTTGGCGTGCGCCGGGAAGAGATCGACTTCATGAGCACGGCATTCGAGCATGAGAATCATCGAAAGACGCTTCTAGGACCCAGCGTGAAAGCCGTAGGGCAAACCTACGATGCGGGAGACCCTCATCCCAGATAA
- a CDS encoding helix-turn-helix domain-containing protein produces the protein MPKAPRPSISVLRSLRKLGQDMRDARLRRRLPMAVVAERADITRQTLAKIEKGDASVSMGNYAAVLFALGLGTPLGDLADARNDEIGLRLEEERLPKRVRLPRRKEDRHE, from the coding sequence ATGCCCAAAGCCCCAAGGCCATCCATATCCGTGCTCCGCTCGCTGCGCAAGCTGGGCCAGGACATGCGCGACGCCCGGCTGCGCCGACGCCTGCCCATGGCAGTCGTGGCCGAGCGGGCGGACATCACGCGCCAGACCTTGGCCAAGATCGAGAAGGGCGACGCAAGCGTAAGCATGGGCAACTACGCGGCCGTGCTCTTCGCACTGGGGCTCGGCACGCCCCTGGGCGACTTGGCCGACGCTCGCAACGACGAGATCGGCCTCAGGCTTGAAGAGGAGCGCCTGCCCAAGCGGGTCCGCCTCCCAAGGCGGAAGGAGGACCGCCATGAATAG
- a CDS encoding Fic family protein, with protein MSPASGTTPAGRSRARARGEPYDPTRLPILDALRSALDSRALPLWPDDQDRREAFQNVAFLDAYFSNFIEGTEWEVGDAQRIVFEGRIPESRHQDAHDILGTFRVVGDLAEMSQTPQSLSDLLAILRRRHLAIMEARPDMRPGEFKEKANRAGSTVFVAPELVRGTLRQGFDMYKSLSHPFARAAFMMFLVAEVHPFIDGNGRVARAMLNSELVSAGQKRIFVPSVFRNEYVSSLKLLTNHGDPSAFIAAMSRLQEFVASIDMEDLERAKAILASRNAFEKPDETIKLRFAPAEDQDSPRP; from the coding sequence ATGTCGCCTGCTTCGGGGACGACTCCTGCAGGGCGAAGTAGAGCCAGGGCCAGGGGCGAGCCCTACGATCCTACCCGCCTGCCCATCCTTGATGCATTGCGCAGCGCCCTGGACAGCCGAGCCCTTCCCCTCTGGCCCGACGATCAGGACAGGCGGGAGGCCTTCCAGAACGTCGCCTTTCTCGACGCCTACTTCTCGAACTTCATCGAAGGCACGGAATGGGAGGTAGGCGATGCCCAGCGGATCGTCTTCGAGGGGCGGATTCCCGAGTCCAGACACCAGGATGCCCATGACATCCTCGGGACCTTCCGCGTGGTCGGCGATCTTGCTGAGATGAGCCAGACGCCGCAGTCGCTTTCAGATCTCCTGGCCATACTCAGGCGCAGGCACCTAGCCATCATGGAAGCACGACCCGACATGCGGCCGGGTGAGTTCAAAGAGAAGGCCAATCGCGCCGGGAGCACGGTATTTGTCGCGCCGGAACTCGTGCGGGGGACCCTGCGCCAGGGCTTCGACATGTACAAGTCGCTGTCGCACCCCTTCGCCCGCGCGGCCTTCATGATGTTTCTCGTCGCGGAGGTCCATCCCTTTATCGACGGCAACGGACGCGTGGCTCGGGCCATGCTGAACTCGGAACTCGTCTCGGCCGGGCAAAAGCGCATCTTCGTCCCGAGCGTGTTCCGAAACGAGTATGTCTCAAGCCTGAAGCTCCTGACCAATCACGGCGATCCATCAGCCTTCATTGCCGCCATGTCCCGCCTGCAGGAATTCGTCGCATCCATCGACATGGAAGACCTGGAGAGGGCCAAGGCGATACTTGCGTCCCGCAACGCCTTTGAGAAGCCGGATGAAACCATCAAGCTTCGATTCGCTCCGGCTGAGGACCAGGACAGCCCACGCCCGTAA
- a CDS encoding RDD family protein yields MQESSPKQATFGKRKLGFIVVDTAGRRISFARASLRFWLFILSGLSLGLLALLCTLNRDCICVHDRLSGTRVVLK; encoded by the coding sequence CTGCAGGAGTCGTCCCCGAAGCAGGCGACATTCGGCAAGCGCAAGCTCGGCTTCATCGTGGTCGACACCGCCGGCAGGCGCATCAGCTTCGCGCGGGCCAGCCTGCGCTTCTGGCTCTTCATTCTGTCGGGCCTGTCCCTTGGCCTGCTGGCCTTGCTGTGCACGCTCAATCGCGACTGCATCTGCGTCCATGACAGGCTGTCCGGGACGCGGGTCGTGTTGAAATAG